From the genome of Chania multitudinisentens RB-25, one region includes:
- the phnM gene encoding alpha-D-ribose 1-methylphosphonate 5-triphosphate diphosphatase, giving the protein MIINNVKLVLEDQVVAGSLEMDAGVIRSFADTPSRLPQALEGEGGWLLPGLIELHTDNLDKFFTPRPNVDWPAHSAMSSHDALMVANGITTVLDAVAIGDVRDGGHRLENLQKMIDAVIHSQQAGVNRAEHRLHLRCELPNESTLPLFEQLMDRPGVSLVSLMDHSPGQRQFASREKYREYYQGKYHLSDQQMSEFEQQQIHLSERWSKPNREAIAACCRARRIALASHDDATAEHVAESCALGSVIAEFPTTEAAARASHQQGLQVLMGAPNIVRGGSHSGNVAAHQLAALGVLDILSSDYYPASLLDAAFRLSRDDRNTFSLPQAVRLITRNPAHALGLQDRGLIAEGLRADLLLARPHGEHVYVQNVWRQGKQVF; this is encoded by the coding sequence ATGATTATCAATAACGTCAAACTGGTATTGGAAGACCAGGTTGTTGCCGGTTCGCTGGAGATGGACGCCGGTGTGATCCGCAGCTTTGCCGATACGCCGAGCCGGTTGCCACAGGCGCTGGAAGGTGAAGGCGGTTGGCTGCTGCCGGGGCTGATTGAGCTGCATACCGACAATCTGGACAAGTTTTTCACCCCGCGCCCGAACGTTGACTGGCCTGCGCACTCGGCCATGAGCAGCCACGATGCGCTGATGGTGGCTAACGGCATCACCACCGTCTTGGATGCGGTAGCGATCGGCGACGTGCGCGACGGCGGCCACCGGCTGGAAAACCTGCAAAAAATGATCGACGCGGTGATCCACAGCCAGCAAGCCGGGGTTAACCGTGCCGAGCACCGGCTGCACCTACGCTGTGAACTGCCGAATGAAAGCACCCTGCCGTTGTTCGAACAATTGATGGACAGGCCCGGCGTGTCTCTGGTTTCGCTGATGGATCACTCACCGGGCCAGCGTCAGTTCGCCTCGCGTGAAAAATACCGTGAATATTATCAGGGCAAATATCATCTGAGTGACCAGCAGATGAGCGAGTTTGAACAGCAGCAGATTCATCTTTCCGAACGCTGGTCCAAGCCCAACCGGGAAGCGATTGCTGCCTGCTGTCGGGCGCGCCGTATCGCACTTGCCAGCCATGACGACGCCACCGCCGAGCATGTGGCTGAATCCTGTGCGTTGGGCAGCGTGATTGCCGAATTTCCCACCACCGAAGCCGCCGCCCGCGCCTCGCATCAGCAAGGTTTGCAGGTGCTGATGGGGGCACCCAACATCGTGCGCGGCGGTTCCCATTCCGGTAATGTGGCGGCGCACCAGCTGGCGGCGCTCGGCGTTTTGGATATTCTCTCATCTGACTATTATCCGGCCAGCCTGCTGGATGCAGCATTCCGCCTCAGCAGAGACGATCGCAATACCTTCAGCCTGCCGCAGGCGGTACGCTTGATCACCCGCAACCCGGCACATGCGCTGGGGTTGCAGGATCGCGGCCTGATCGCCGAAGGATTGCGGGCGGACCTGCTATTGGCACGGCCACACGGTGAACATGTTTATGTGCAAAACGTCTGGCGTCAGGGTAAACAGGTGTTCTGA
- the phnL gene encoding phosphonate C-P lyase system protein PhnL, which produces MTIKIRVEHLSKTFVLHQQHGTRLPVLHDANLTARSGECLVLHGHSGSGKSTLLRSLYANYQPDSGHIWVHHQNQWLELVQAEARQILAVRRHTIGWVSQFLRVIPRISALEVVMQPLLESGVGRAECRERAAILLSQLNVPQRLWQLAPSTFSGGEQQRVNIARGFIKNYPILLLDEPTASLDSRNSAAVVRLIEQAKQRGAAIVGIFHDENVRRQVADRLHDMQAPQALETP; this is translated from the coding sequence ATGACGATTAAAATCCGGGTGGAACACCTGAGTAAAACCTTTGTCCTGCACCAGCAACACGGCACCCGCCTGCCGGTGCTGCATGACGCCAACCTGACCGCCCGCAGCGGTGAATGCCTGGTGCTGCACGGCCATTCGGGCAGCGGCAAATCAACCCTGCTGCGCTCGCTGTATGCCAACTATCAGCCAGACAGCGGCCATATCTGGGTACATCACCAGAACCAATGGCTGGAACTGGTACAGGCCGAAGCGCGCCAGATCCTGGCGGTGCGCCGCCACACCATCGGCTGGGTCAGCCAGTTTCTCCGGGTGATCCCGCGCATCAGCGCATTGGAAGTGGTGATGCAGCCGCTGCTGGAGTCCGGCGTCGGCCGCGCCGAATGCCGCGAGCGGGCCGCCATTTTGCTCAGCCAGCTCAACGTACCGCAACGCCTGTGGCAATTAGCTCCTTCCACGTTTTCCGGCGGTGAGCAACAGCGGGTAAATATCGCCCGCGGCTTTATCAAAAATTACCCGATCCTGCTGCTGGACGAACCGACCGCCTCCCTCGACAGCCGCAACAGCGCGGCGGTAGTGAGGCTGATCGAACAGGCCAAGCAACGCGGTGCCGCCATCGTCGGGATTTTCCATGACGAGAACGTCCGCCGGCAGGTGGCCGACCGGTTACACGACATGCAAGCCCCCCAAGCGTTGGAGACACCATGA
- the phnK gene encoding phosphonate C-P lyase system protein PhnK — MISAPLSSTPLLAVNHLTHLYAPGKGFSNVSFDIYPGEVLGIVGESGSGKTTLLKSISARLAPQQGQILYCPPQGPQQDLYAMAESDRRRLLRTDWGVVHQHPLDGLRPQVSAGGNIGERLMAIGQRHYGEIRQQASQWLEDVEIPVSRLDDLPTTFSGGMQQRLQIARNLVTHPKLVFMDEPTGGLDVSVQARLLDLLRNLVVEMQLAAVIVTHDLGVARLLAHRLLVMKQGEVVESGLTDRVLDDPHHPYTQLLVSSVLS, encoded by the coding sequence ATGATTTCCGCTCCATTGAGTTCCACGCCGTTGCTGGCGGTCAACCACCTCACCCATCTGTACGCACCGGGCAAGGGTTTCAGCAATGTGTCGTTCGATATCTACCCCGGCGAAGTGTTAGGCATCGTCGGTGAATCCGGCTCCGGCAAAACCACCCTGCTGAAGTCGATCTCTGCCCGCCTGGCTCCGCAGCAGGGGCAGATTCTCTACTGCCCACCACAGGGGCCACAGCAGGATCTGTATGCGATGGCCGAGAGCGATCGCCGCCGCCTGCTGCGCACCGACTGGGGCGTCGTGCACCAACACCCGCTCGACGGCCTGCGCCCGCAGGTATCTGCCGGTGGCAACATTGGCGAACGCCTGATGGCAATCGGCCAGCGCCATTACGGCGAGATCCGCCAGCAGGCCAGCCAGTGGCTGGAAGATGTGGAAATCCCGGTTTCACGCTTGGACGATCTGCCCACCACCTTCTCCGGCGGCATGCAGCAGCGTTTGCAGATCGCTCGTAATCTGGTGACGCACCCCAAGCTGGTGTTTATGGATGAACCCACCGGCGGGTTGGATGTTTCCGTGCAGGCGCGCCTGCTGGATCTGCTGCGCAATCTGGTGGTGGAAATGCAGTTGGCGGCGGTGATCGTCACGCACGATCTCGGCGTAGCGCGCCTGCTGGCCCATCGCCTGCTGGTGATGAAACAGGGGGAAGTGGTGGAAAGCGGCCTCACCGATCGGGTGCTGGACGATCCACATCATCCTTATACCCAATTACTGGTTTCTTCGGTGCTGTCGTAA
- a CDS encoding NAD(P)H-binding protein translates to MARVLITGATGLVGGELLQLLQAEPQVTAIIAPTRKPLPPHSKLENPVGDDLSALLAALEQPVEVVFCCLGTTRRQAGSAAAFRYIDYQLVVETALAGRRLGAQHCLVVSAIGANPHSLFLYNRTKGEMEQALCAQNWPSLTLVRPSMLLGRAKPRLLEWLSVPLFALLPGKWRSIAAKDVAQTLLTQAFRSDNGVKILESDQLR, encoded by the coding sequence ATGGCACGGGTATTAATCACCGGAGCGACGGGCCTGGTAGGTGGGGAATTATTGCAGTTGTTGCAGGCAGAGCCACAGGTCACGGCCATCATCGCGCCAACGCGCAAGCCGCTGCCGCCGCATAGCAAGCTGGAAAACCCGGTAGGGGACGATCTGTCTGCACTGCTGGCTGCATTGGAACAACCGGTGGAGGTGGTGTTCTGCTGCCTGGGCACCACGCGCCGCCAGGCTGGCAGCGCTGCGGCTTTCCGTTATATCGATTATCAACTGGTGGTAGAAACTGCTCTCGCTGGGCGGCGGCTTGGCGCGCAGCATTGCCTGGTGGTCAGCGCCATTGGGGCTAATCCGCATTCTCTGTTTTTGTATAACCGTACCAAAGGGGAAATGGAGCAGGCACTGTGTGCGCAGAATTGGCCAAGCCTGACGCTGGTGCGCCCTTCCATGCTGTTAGGCAGGGCGAAACCGCGCCTGCTGGAGTGGCTCAGCGTGCCGCTGTTTGCTCTGTTGCCCGGTAAATGGCGCTCTATCGCCGCCAAAGATGTGGCGCAAACCCTGCTAACGCAGGCATTTCGCTCTGACAACGGGGTGAAAATTTTAGAATCCGACCAACTGCGCTGA
- the phnP gene encoding phosphonate metabolism protein PhnP codes for MQLTFLGTGCAQQVPVFGCECLVCQRARREAAFRRRPCGAMLRFQGETTLLDAGLNSLERRFAAGEIQRFLLTHYHMDHVQGLFPLRWGCGNAIPVYGPADEQGCDDLFKHPGILAFQPPLLPFETVELGGLLITPLPLIHSKLTQGYLIQAQGKALAYLTDTVGLPPETARYLQQVTLDLLVLDCSLPPQPQAPRNHNDLTRALEIQQRLQPRRTLLTHISHHLDLWLMENTLPPGMELALDNLCVKL; via the coding sequence ATGCAACTGACTTTCCTTGGCACCGGGTGCGCCCAACAGGTGCCGGTATTTGGCTGTGAATGTCTGGTTTGCCAGCGGGCACGGCGCGAAGCGGCTTTCCGGCGGCGGCCATGCGGCGCCATGCTTAGATTTCAGGGGGAAACGACGCTATTGGATGCGGGGTTAAACTCATTAGAAAGGCGTTTTGCGGCGGGGGAAATTCAGCGTTTTTTGCTGACACATTATCACATGGATCACGTTCAGGGGTTATTTCCTTTGCGTTGGGGGTGCGGTAATGCGATCCCGGTCTACGGCCCGGCCGATGAACAGGGCTGCGACGATCTGTTCAAACACCCCGGCATTCTGGCATTTCAACCACCGCTGCTGCCGTTTGAAACCGTTGAGTTAGGCGGGTTGCTCATCACTCCGCTGCCGCTGATTCACTCCAAGCTCACCCAGGGTTACCTGATTCAGGCCCAAGGAAAAGCCTTGGCCTATCTGACCGATACCGTCGGCCTGCCACCAGAAACCGCCCGCTATCTGCAACAGGTCACTCTTGATTTACTGGTGCTGGATTGCAGCCTGCCGCCACAGCCGCAGGCACCGCGCAACCATAACGATCTGACCCGCGCCCTGGAGATCCAGCAACGTTTGCAGCCGCGCCGCACACTGCTGACGCATATCAGCCATCATCTTGATCTCTGGCTGATGGAGAACACCCTGCCGCCGGGCATGGAATTGGCGCTGGATAATCTCTGCGTCAAGCTGTGA
- a CDS encoding alpha-D-ribose 1-methylphosphonate 5-phosphate C-P-lyase PhnJ, whose translation MNDVLTGYSLGYLDEQTKRMIRRAILKAVAIPGYQVPFGGREMPMPYGWGTGGIQITASIIGRADVLKVIDQGADDTTNAVSIRRFFQRVAGVATTERTPEATLIQTRHRIPETALQQDQILIYQVPIPEPLRFIEPRETETRKMHALEEYGVMQVKLYEDIARYGHIATTYAYPVKVNDRYVMDPSPIPKFDNPKMHMMPALQLFGAGREKRIYALPPFTKVESLDFDDHPFSVQQWDQPCALCGSRHSYLDEVVLDDQGNRMFVCSDTDFCRQQLNPEAQH comes from the coding sequence ATGAATGACGTCCTGACCGGTTATAGCCTGGGTTATCTGGATGAGCAGACCAAACGCATGATCCGCCGTGCGATTCTGAAAGCGGTGGCGATCCCTGGCTACCAGGTGCCATTCGGCGGCCGTGAGATGCCGATGCCTTACGGCTGGGGCACCGGCGGTATTCAGATCACCGCCAGCATCATCGGCCGCGCCGATGTGCTGAAGGTGATCGATCAGGGAGCCGACGACACCACCAACGCGGTGTCGATCCGCCGCTTCTTCCAGCGCGTGGCGGGAGTCGCCACCACCGAACGCACGCCGGAGGCCACGCTGATCCAAACCCGCCACCGCATCCCAGAAACCGCGTTGCAGCAGGATCAGATCCTGATCTATCAGGTGCCGATCCCGGAACCGCTGCGCTTTATCGAACCGCGTGAAACCGAAACGCGCAAGATGCATGCGCTGGAGGAGTACGGCGTGATGCAGGTGAAACTGTATGAAGATATCGCCCGCTACGGCCATATCGCCACTACCTATGCCTACCCGGTGAAGGTTAACGACCGCTATGTGATGGACCCTTCACCGATCCCGAAATTCGATAACCCGAAGATGCACATGATGCCTGCGCTGCAACTGTTCGGCGCCGGGCGCGAAAAACGTATCTACGCCCTGCCACCGTTTACCAAAGTGGAAAGCCTGGATTTTGACGATCACCCATTCAGCGTGCAGCAGTGGGATCAGCCCTGCGCGCTGTGCGGTTCGCGCCACAGCTATCTGGATGAAGTGGTGCTCGACGATCAGGGCAACCGCATGTTTGTCTGTTCAGATACCGATTTCTGCCGGCAACAGCTTAACCCAGAGGCGCAACACTGA
- a CDS encoding YhbP family protein, with protein sequence MLNQAEDQQHIIRFVNKQHVLTLCAGNGMEMWCANCFYVFDAERMALWLMTEPDTRHGSLMQQNSRVVGTIAPQPKTIALIKGVQYRGEITLLYGEEDRLARARYCKRFPVAQAMKAPIWQLTLQEMKMTDNALGFGKKLYWVRPEPR encoded by the coding sequence ATGTTAAACCAGGCCGAAGACCAACAGCACATCATCCGTTTTGTTAACAAACAGCATGTACTCACGCTGTGCGCCGGTAATGGGATGGAGATGTGGTGCGCCAACTGTTTTTACGTGTTTGATGCCGAGCGCATGGCGCTGTGGTTGATGACTGAACCCGATACCCGGCATGGTAGCCTGATGCAGCAAAATAGCAGGGTAGTGGGCACCATCGCTCCGCAGCCCAAAACGATCGCGTTGATCAAAGGCGTGCAGTATCGTGGTGAAATTACTTTGCTGTATGGTGAGGAAGATCGGCTGGCCCGTGCGCGTTACTGCAAACGCTTCCCGGTAGCGCAGGCGATGAAAGCACCCATTTGGCAGCTCACCTTGCAGGAGATGAAAATGACGGATAACGCCTTGGGGTTTGGCAAGAAATTGTACTGGGTGCGCCCAGAGCCGCGTTAA
- the phnN gene encoding ribose 1,5-bisphosphokinase, whose product MARLIYLMGPSGSGKDSLLARLRADNRIRPLVAHRYITRPANAGGENHIALSEAEFLRRRASKLFALDWQAHGHYYALGIEIDLWLLQGIDVVVNGSRGHLPQALNRYGTQLLPVCLLVSPEILRQRLMQRGRESTAQIEQRLTRAADYQQALPAGCHLLDNNGDLEQTFDALLADYL is encoded by the coding sequence ATGGCGCGGCTTATTTATCTGATGGGGCCATCCGGCTCCGGCAAGGATAGCCTGCTTGCCCGGCTGCGGGCCGACAACCGCATAAGACCGCTGGTGGCACACCGCTACATCACTCGCCCGGCAAATGCCGGGGGCGAAAACCATATCGCCCTGAGCGAGGCCGAGTTCCTGCGCCGCCGTGCCAGCAAGCTGTTCGCCCTTGATTGGCAAGCCCACGGGCATTATTACGCTTTGGGCATTGAGATCGATCTGTGGCTGCTGCAAGGAATCGATGTGGTAGTCAACGGATCGCGCGGCCATCTGCCGCAGGCGCTAAACCGCTACGGCACCCAACTGCTGCCGGTGTGTTTGTTGGTATCGCCGGAGATCTTGCGCCAGCGGCTGATGCAGCGCGGGCGTGAAAGTACCGCACAGATCGAGCAACGGTTAACCCGGGCGGCTGACTATCAGCAGGCTCTGCCAGCCGGTTGCCATTTGCTGGATAACAATGGCGACCTTGAGCAGACCTTTGACGCGCTGCTGGCGGATTATCTGTGA
- a CDS encoding DUF1176 domain-containing protein, which produces MKNPVMIVLLSTLMPMAMAQDGGVYFSHKNWEIACDNTHTCRAAGYSDEDESSGSVLLTRLAGPGTALSGEVVLTEMVADEVAPAEKLTLWINNKPAGALTAAEEGYWRLSASQIRSLIKAVKGSSKVEFKGGATAFVLSGEGAAAVMLKMDDVQGRIGTPGALVKQGNRPESSVPAAIPPPVIQAVKISKAQERPLTAPEIAALRPKLLATLEQDECDLMQPSEDRDEELMMLTPLSGNHAVISALCWRAAYNEGQAYWVIDNALAESPVLVTTSGTDYSEGVISYSHKGRGLGDCWGTASWVWDGQAFRQESKATTGMCRYIHLGGTWHLPTFVAEVKPAR; this is translated from the coding sequence ATGAAAAATCCAGTGATGATCGTGCTGCTCAGCACTTTGATGCCGATGGCGATGGCGCAAGACGGCGGCGTTTACTTCAGCCATAAAAACTGGGAAATCGCTTGTGATAATACCCATACCTGCCGGGCTGCGGGTTATAGCGATGAGGACGAATCCAGCGGCTCCGTTCTGCTCACGCGGTTGGCTGGCCCAGGCACTGCGTTAAGTGGGGAAGTGGTGTTAACAGAGATGGTGGCTGATGAAGTGGCCCCAGCAGAGAAACTGACGCTCTGGATTAACAATAAACCGGCAGGCGCTCTCACGGCGGCAGAGGAGGGTTACTGGCGCTTATCAGCCAGCCAGATCCGCTCTCTGATCAAGGCGGTTAAAGGCAGTAGTAAGGTCGAATTCAAAGGGGGAGCCACCGCGTTTGTGCTTTCTGGTGAGGGAGCGGCTGCCGTGATGCTGAAGATGGATGATGTGCAGGGGCGCATCGGTACACCCGGTGCATTGGTTAAACAAGGTAACAGACCAGAAAGCAGCGTGCCTGCGGCAATTCCGCCCCCGGTTATTCAGGCGGTAAAAATCAGTAAAGCGCAGGAACGGCCGCTCACTGCACCAGAAATTGCTGCGCTGCGCCCCAAATTGTTGGCAACGTTGGAACAGGATGAATGCGATCTTATGCAGCCTTCAGAGGATCGCGACGAAGAACTGATGATGTTGACTCCGCTCAGCGGCAATCATGCGGTTATCTCCGCACTCTGTTGGCGAGCCGCTTATAACGAAGGCCAGGCTTACTGGGTGATAGACAATGCTTTGGCAGAATCCCCGGTATTGGTCACCACATCGGGTACGGATTACAGCGAAGGTGTTATTTCATACAGCCATAAAGGGCGTGGCTTGGGGGATTGCTGGGGCACGGCAAGTTGGGTGTGGGATGGTCAGGCATTCCGTCAGGAGAGTAAAGCAACGACCGGTATGTGCCGCTATATTCATTTGGGCGGAACCTGGCATTTACCGACATTTGTCGCAGAGGTGAAACCCGCGCGGTAA